TATTCTACAACAACCTTTCTACACCGGACGGCGCTGTAACGCACACCGGCGATAACCTTACCGGGGATGGAGACGGCGACGATGAGAAAGTGATTGTTGACCTTTCAAAGATATCAGGCGATGTAGCCGAAATAACTTTTGTGGTAACCATCCACAAGGCGGCGGAAAGAAGGCAGAACTTCGGGCAGATACGCAACTCGTTCATCAGGATCGTGGATACCAACAACACTGAGCTTGTAAAATATGAGCTGGATGAGGATTTCTCTATCGAAACAGCTGTAGAGTTTGGCCGTATCTATAAAAGGAACGACGAATGGAAATTCGAGGCTGTGGGCAACGGCATGAAAGGCGGCCTGCAGGACTTTTTGAATAAATATAATTAATAATGTATTGCCGGTTGGCTTTGTAGAGACGTTGCATGCAACGTCTCTACAAAGCCAACCGCAAATTGCGTTATAGACAAGCTATCAAATCAACCAATAAAACATAAAACAATGGCAATTAATTTAACCAAAGGTCAGAAGATCGACCTTAGAAAGACTACGGGCGAAAGCCTGACCAACTTTTGTGTTGGCGTTAACTGGGGCGCTATCGAAACCAAAGGCGGTTTCCTTGGCCTTGGCAAAAAAGTAACCAACATCGACCTTGACCTTAGCTGTATCATGATCGATGAGCAGAATAATATTTGCGACCACCTGTATTCACCGCTTTACAGGGTGGAGGTATTGCAGCAGTTCGGCCTTCCTAAAGGTAAATTGCTTTCATCTGACGGTGCACTGAAACATACCGGCG
Above is a genomic segment from Flavobacterium album containing:
- a CDS encoding TerD family protein, which encodes MAINLEKGQRQSIAAPKFTVGLGWDSNTSNTGDAFDVDASIFVLGANGKLVSDNHFVFYNNLSTPDGAVTHTGDNLTGDGDGDDEKVIVDLSKISGDVAEITFVVTIHKAAERRQNFGQIRNSFIRIVDTNNTELVKYELDEDFSIETAVEFGRIYKRNDEWKFEAVGNGMKGGLQDFLNKYN